The region CACTGGGGAACGGCTGTCAACCACTCACGGCTGGGCTATATAATTTTCGATGTGATTCTACTCTATCCATTGGTAAGAGCCGAGCCTGCGTCCCGGTTGTCCTCTCCTTTCTGGTTATTTACGCATATCTCTCTTCCATCACGCCTTCGTTTGTCAATTgcttccttccttcttttcttgttctCTCCCTTTGCCTATCCGTCAGCCAGCGTTGTTGGAATCACTCAAGGTATGCTCTTTCCCAATATTTTAGGCCAGCATGTCATCTCAGCTTGTTGCCCCGCGATATCCGGTCCATCGTCGACCCCCACATCCAACGTTCTGGCTAGCAACCGTTATTTCAACACCGCTTGATAGCGATATTTGGTCCTGAACGGTGTACTAACTGAGACTTTCACAGATGGCCTCTGCTACTCGCACCTTCGCCCGCGCTCTGCGCACCTCTGCTCGCCCGGCTATCAACGCCGCTCCCCGCGCCGCTTTCCGCCAGAGCGCCCGCTTCTACTCCGCCAAGCCCACCGGTGGCAGCTCCAGCAACGGCCTCTTCTACGGCCTTGCCGGTGCCGGTCTcctcggcggtggtgcttTCTACCTCTACAGCAACGACAGCAACGTCGCCCCCAAGCTGTTCGTCCCCAAGTTCGAGGACTACCAGAAGGTGTACAACGAGATTGCCAGCCGtctcgaggagaaggaggactACGATGATGGCAGCTACGGCCCCGTTCTCGTCCGTCTCGCTTGGCACGCCAGCGGTACCTACGACAAGGAGACCGGCACTGGTGGCAGCAACGGCGCCACTATGCGCTTCTCTCCCGAGAGTGACCACGGTGCAAACGCTGGTCTCAAGGCTGCTCGTGACTTCCTTGAGCCTGTGAAGGGTAAGTTGAGACAACAGAAGAGAGACTTGCAGAATAACGAACTAACACTCTTGACAGCCAAGTTCCCCTGGATCACCTACTCCGATCTTTGGATTCTTGCCGGTGTTTGCGCCATCCAGGAGATGATGggccccaccatcccctACCGTGCCGGCCGCCAGGACCGTGACGTCGCTGCCTGCACTCCTGATGGCCGTCTTCCCGATGCCGCTCAGGCCCAGGACCACCTCCGAAACATCTTCTACCGCATGGGCTTCAACGACCAGGAGATCGTCGCTCTCTGCGGTGCCCACGCTCTCGGCCGCTGCCACACCGACCGCTCCGGCTACTCGGGCCCCTGGACCTTCTCCCCTACCGTCCTGACCAACGACTACTACAAGCTGCTCCTTGAGGAGAAGTGGCAGTGGAAGAAGTGGAACGGCCCCAAGCAGTATGAGGACAAGAAGACCCAGACCCTCATGATGCTTCCCGCCGACATGGCCATCATCCAGGACAAGAAGTTCAAGGAGTGGGTCAAGGTTTACGCCGCCGACAACGACAAGTTTTTCGAGGACTTCTCCGCCGTCGTCAAGAAGCTTTTTGAGCTTGGTGTTCCCTTCAAGGAGGGCACTGAGACCTGGACCTTCAAGCCCGTCAACGCCTAAATTTCTTTATGATACCAAATGAcgaggggaaaagggagagATGTATGATACCACATGCCCATGATGGGAGGTTTGATGAGAAGGAAAGAACAGGAGGCCAAAAGAGAGATGATAGAGAGGGACCAAAACGGAACCGGTACTCACCTGTGATAGACACAGGCCAGCGCGGGAGGCAATTCCGCTGTAATATGTCATTCTAGCGTTGTTTATGTTGTAGCATGTACAAGTAAAGAACTTGTTAACTGTGGTTCTTGATAGACTCGGGTGTCTCAGTGTGGTTGAGTTGAATTGAGTTTAGAAGAAAGGGGTTGCATACGTCACAGGGGTCCCGCGGCGCGGCTCACCATCAGATGGTCGACCACTCAGAAGCAGCCACTTACACGCCAACTTGACTTCGATGCAGTCCATCTCTAACCAGTTGTTTATTGTCTGCGACGGCCGGAATTCTACCCGACGCTACAGTTCTGGTTCACGAGAATGGTTCACTTTGGATCGTATCCTGACCCATCTCTCCCCGCACCGCCGCCCCTTGCAGAAGCCGGGACGGACTGGTGCGCGAGGGGCCGATGCTAAACGACGTCTTTCTCCTCACGGAatggttggggttgatcgGCAGACGTCAACCAGCCGCCCGGGCCCGGTGCGGAGAGCCGACGCCAGCCATGAGCTTAACCCGAGTTGGGATTGGTTGGGGTGGCACTTACACGCTGGCGGTTTACACGATAATCTTCTGGAATGTAGTTCATCTGATTGCACTCTTTTGACTCTTTCGATACTCACTCCTGTCTGAAATGATCTGGATGTTTATTTCACTTGATCAACTCGTTTCATTTTATCTCATCGCATTTCTTTGTTGAGTTGTTAGTCCCATCTGCTCTGATATCCCACCATGCCCTTCAAGTCAACCTACCCCTCTATCAATATCTCGGGGAATGTTGATCTGTGGGCCCTCCTTTTCAGCGATGATTCCCCTTACAAACGAGAGTTTCCCCCTACGAAGGAGATATTGACATGTCCTGTAAGCGGGCAGTCATACACCTGGTCTGCTCTGCGGGATGCAGCACTGGCGTTTGGGAATGGGCTGGTTGAGAAGTGGcagtggaagaagggggatgtGTTGGCGTTCTATACCCCCAATTCTATCGACGTCtgcccttcccatcccatacCATGACCCCCTATATACTAATAGGTATACAGACCCCCATAACAACCCTCGGCGCTCTCTACACCGGcgccaccatctccccctccaaccccctctaCACCCCACACGAGCTCGCCTTCCAGCTCACCGACTCCAACGCCAAAgccctcatcacccaccccacCTGTCTATCGACTGCAATCGAAGCCGTCAACAAATCTAACCTCCCCCTTGATCGGATCTTGCTTTTAGGACCGGAGAGATCCCACCCCCAATTCCAGCACTACACCTCCCTGTTTATATCCCGTAccaatccccaaccccccgtcCCTATTTCCCCAAAAACAGACCTCGCATTCCTGGTCTACTCCTCCGGCACGACTGGTCTGCCCAAAGGCGTCCCAATAACCCacttcaacaccctctccaatCTATTAcaagcctcctccaccgagGGCAGGCAGTTCCCCTGGGAGACGTCTGTTCAGCTGGCCATCTTGCCATTCTTCCACATCTACGGCTTGACATGCTGCGTGCTGTTATCAATCCTCTCTGGTTGGCGGCTGGTGATCCTCCCCCGATTTGATATGCTCCAAGTGTTGAAGGCTATTGAGCGGTATAAAGTCAGCTTCATGTACGTCCCCCCACCGGTGATCCTCGCCTTTTCACAGCACCCCGACGTTGGGAAATATGATCTTTCCAGCTTGAGAGTCTTGCACTCGGGGGCTGCgccgttggggagggagctgaTCAGAAaggtttgggagagggtgaaggtgcCGGTGAAGCAGGGGTATGGGTTGAGTGAGACGAACGCGGTGGTTTGTTGCCAGGAGATTGGGGATTGGgaaaggaggatggggtctgtggggaggttgatgccgAATATGGAGGGgatgttggttggggaggatgggagggaggtggctgagacggggggggaaggggagttgtggttgagggggcCGAATGTGTTTGGGGGTTATTGGAAAAAGGAGGGACAGGAGGGGGTTTTTGGTGTGGATGAtaggggtgggaaggggtggtttaAGACGGGGGATGTGGTGaaggtggatggggaggggaatttttgggtggtggagagggtgaaggagtTGATCAAGTATAGTAAGTTGAGTATGCTGGTTTTGTATTGGTGACAAGGCTGACGATGAACAGATGGATATCCTGTCCCGCCGGCAGAGTTGGAAGGGATACTACTCACTCATCCCGATGTGTTGGATGCTTGCGTCATTGGTTTCGAAGACAAGAGCCTAGCTACAGAGGTGCCGAGAGCATATGTTGTTGTcagggaaggggttggtcGCATTCCAACCAAGAGTCAGGAATTGGTCGACCATGTAACAAAACAAGTCGCTCCCCACAAGAAACTCCGAGGAGGCGTCCATTTCGTCGACCAGGTCCCCAAGTCACCCAGCGGCAAGGTCCTCAGGCGGATCATGAGAGATCAGGCCAAAAAAGATGCCCGACGATCGGGCTCAAAGTTGTGATCTCTTCACAGAATCTAATATACACAAATATTTATACAAATCGTTCCCTCATATTTATAATCCTCACATCAAGTCTCCCTAgcccatcctctccgcctcctccaacaacttcTCCACACTAAACctctcatcccccctcccaaaccactccagcaacctcctcctctcctccgccctctccatccccgcCTGGCCGCCCGccccatcccaacccccatAAAACCTCTGCAAGCACATCACCAAAAACTGCGCATCCTGCACTTTAACCCCCCTATCCTCCATGACCGTCCCctgcatcaacaccacccccttaTCCTTTGCCAAATCCTTATAGTGCGTCACGGTGGTATGCGGCGAGGCAAACTCCCCCCTGGCTTTGTATTCAGCTAGTTGGGTGAACAACACAGTCGAAGAATTGGTCGCGGGATCCCAAGTCCATTGCACAAAGTGGATTTCTGCGCCTTGGTCAGGGTGCGGTACGGGGAGGACAAAGTGAGGGTTTTGGCGCGCGGTGGCTTCGAGCTGGGAGTAAGTCCCTGAAGGGATCACCGCGCAGAGGGAGTTTGGTTTGGAGGCGTGGTGAAAGCGCCAGATGGCGGTGAGTTCTTTttctgggagggaggagactttggggaggtcgaggacggaggagaggggtTTTATGCCGGAGGAGTCGAGTTTTTTAGAGGGGGTtcgcggtggtgggggtggtggtgattgtgcAGGTGAGTTTGGTTGTGATAATGGGGattgtggtgatggtgggggcgTTGGGGGTACGACAACGTCGGCTTCTTTGCGGAGTTTTTGGATCTTCTCCGCGTAGGCGGCTTTGAGGGAGTCGATTGTCTcgtggccttcttcttgggcctTGCGGGCGAGCTTTTCGCGGTATTTttcgagggtgttgaggggttgttgggttgtGACTAGGAGGCGGATGTCGTGGACTTGGGCCCAGCGGCGTTGGTGGGAGGCGCGGAGGGTTCGGGCCGcgctggagaggaggtgaCGGAGCATG is a window of Podospora pseudopauciseta strain CBS 411.78 chromosome 1, whole genome shotgun sequence DNA encoding:
- the CCP1 gene encoding heme peroxidase (CAZy:AA2; COG:E; EggNog:ENOG503NW1F), which encodes MASATRTFARALRTSARPAINAAPRAAFRQSARFYSAKPTGGSSSNGLFYGLAGAGLLGGGAFYLYSNDSNVAPKLFVPKFEDYQKVYNEIASRLEEKEDYDDGSYGPVLVRLAWHASGTYDKETGTGGSNGATMRFSPESDHGANAGLKAARDFLEPVKAKFPWITYSDLWILAGVCAIQEMMGPTIPYRAGRQDRDVAACTPDGRLPDAAQAQDHLRNIFYRMGFNDQEIVALCGAHALGRCHTDRSGYSGPWTFSPTVLTNDYYKLLLEEKWQWKKWNGPKQYEDKKTQTLMMLPADMAIIQDKKFKEWVKVYAADNDKFFEDFSAVVKKLFELGVPFKEGTETWTFKPVNA
- a CDS encoding hypothetical protein (COG:I; EggNog:ENOG503NWZC) — its product is MPFKSTYPSINISGNVDLWALLFSDDSPYKREFPPTKEILTCPVSGQSYTWSALRDAALAFGNGLVEKWQWKKGDVLAFYTPNSIDTPITTLGALYTGATISPSNPLYTPHELAFQLTDSNAKALITHPTCLSTAIEAVNKSNLPLDRILLLGPERSHPQFQHYTSLFISRTNPQPPVPISPKTDLAFLVYSSGTTGLPKGVPITHFNTLSNLLQASSTEGRQFPWETSVQLAILPFFHIYGLTCCVLLSILSGWRLVILPRFDMLQVLKAIERYKVSFMYVPPPVILAFSQHPDVGKYDLSSLRVLHSGAAPLGRELIRKVWERVKVPVKQGYGLSETNAVVCCQEIGDWERRMGSVGRLMPNMEGMLVGEDGREVAETGGEGELWLRGPNVFGGYWKKEGQEGVFGVDDRGGKGWFKTGDVVKVDGEGNFWVVERVKELIKYNGYPVPPAELEGILLTHPDVLDACVIGFEDKSLATEVPRAYVVVREGVGRIPTKSQELVDHVTKQVAPHKKLRGGVHFVDQVPKSPSGKVLRRIMRDQAKKDARRSGSKL
- a CDS encoding hypothetical protein (COG:O; BUSCO:EOG09264BIX; EggNog:ENOG503NZKA), encoding MASLRPPMLRHLLSSAARTLRASHQRRWAQVHDIRLLVTTQQPLNTLEKYREKLARKAQEEGHETIDSLKAAYAEKIQKLRKEADVVVPPTPPPSPQSPLSQPNSPAQSPPPPPPRTPSKKLDSSGIKPLSSVLDLPKVSSLPEKELTAIWRFHHASKPNSLCAVIPSGTYSQLEATARQNPHFVLPVPHPDQGAEIHFVQWTWDPATNSSTVLFTQLAEYKARGEFASPHTTVTHYKDLAKDKGVVLMQGTVMEDRGVKVQDAQFLVMCLQRFYGGWDGAGGQAGMERAEERRRLLEWFGRGDERFSVEKLLEEAERMG